AGGACAAGTTGGAAAGAGCGGGCGTGAGCGTGACCCGCTACCGCTGGGATGACCGCGGTGAAAGTCTCTACTTTCGTGATCCCAGTGGCAACCTGCTGGAACTGGCACCCGCGCGGATCTGGGGACTTTCGCAGATGCATTGAGCAGGTGCAGCGCAAGGGGCGTTCGGGCGTGCGCCGAAGAACGGGTGCCCGTGCCGTCGTTCGGGCGCGTCGTTCGGGCGGCCGGTAAAGTGAGCTGCATGCGTTTCCTGCACCTCGTGCGTCATGCACATTCACGCCTCGAACCCGACCGCCCCGCGCACACCTGGGGCCTGAGCGATGAAGGGCTCGATCAGGCGGCCGCGCTCGCACGTCACCTGATGACCCGCTTTCCCGGGCGTTTTGCCCGCGTGGTCTGCAGCGAAGAGCCCAAAGCCCTGCAGACCACGCGGGCCCTGGCGGTGGCCCTCGCGGTGCCCGTGGTGATCTTGCCAGGCGTGCAGGAGCAGGCGCGGGTAACCGCTCCCTTTTTCGCGCGTCAACAGGACTTTCAAGCC
The Deinococcus peraridilitoris DSM 19664 genome window above contains:
- a CDS encoding histidine phosphatase family protein, translating into MRFLHLVRHAHSRLEPDRPAHTWGLSDEGLDQAAALARHLMTRFPGRFARVVCSEEPKALQTTRALAVALAVPVVILPGVQEQARVTAPFFARQQDFQAALQAFFAYPGARVFGEESADEAHARFSAALSGLMQEKTGDELVVTHGTVLSLLVARANHLDAYRFWREELAMPMLLTLEWPSLRRVGTVIPEGATRSVG